The Nitrospira sp. genome contains a region encoding:
- a CDS encoding DUF507 family protein — MRLSKERVRHMAESLAGHLQGEKHVELVGERKAFIDALDQAITHELSAEDRVNAEVRHMLKAYEQQIEQGQVDYQKMFQMVKQKLVRERGIIL, encoded by the coding sequence ATGCGGCTCTCGAAAGAACGTGTACGACATATGGCCGAGAGCCTCGCGGGGCATCTCCAAGGGGAGAAACATGTTGAGCTGGTCGGAGAACGCAAGGCATTCATCGATGCCCTCGATCAGGCCATTACGCACGAGTTATCGGCAGAGGATCGTGTGAACGCAGAAGTGCGGCACATGCTGAAGGCGTATGAACAGCAAATCGAGCAGGGACAGGTTGACTATCAAAAGATGTTTCAGATGGTGAAGCAGAAGTTGGTTCGTGAACGGGGCATCATTCTATAA
- a CDS encoding sigma-54-dependent Fis family transcriptional regulator, whose protein sequence is MNLPVFLLISKDPGLRRLLQTAFPHSSVHSAGTVSEGLILWSKISPSLVVGEGSPHTLAPLLEYARQGPGFPAVVAIGDRDSVKDAVEIMRAGAADCLTKPILLEDLQTAVARALHQPWPVPSFSPHDPFASIISVSPQMNLMKQLAKEVASSDATVLISGESGTGKELFAEAIHRESPRAAGPLVALNCAGIPENLLEAELFGYESGAFTDAKRAKPGRFQMAEGGTLFLDEIGEMSPMAQAKLLRVLENHTIDPLGDTRSHKVNIRIIAATNEDLLARIKAGRFRLDLYYRLNVYQLRIPPLRERLEDIEPILLIFLDRARKERGCRIKTVAPSTLAVLQKHEWPGNVRELHNVVEWLTITCKEEMIEPHHLPASVKARPSTDTLSLEPRPSLLAFGLSFQEMEKKILEEALKKTSGNVSEASRLLKMTRNTLRYRMAKYQLQ, encoded by the coding sequence ATGAACCTTCCCGTGTTCCTCTTGATCTCAAAAGACCCCGGTCTCAGGCGGCTCCTTCAAACCGCATTTCCCCACTCAAGCGTGCACTCGGCGGGCACGGTATCAGAGGGACTTATTCTCTGGTCGAAAATTTCGCCATCTCTGGTTGTCGGCGAAGGGAGTCCGCATACGCTGGCCCCCCTGCTTGAATATGCCCGCCAGGGTCCTGGATTCCCGGCTGTGGTTGCGATCGGGGATCGCGATTCCGTCAAAGACGCGGTTGAGATCATGCGCGCCGGCGCGGCGGATTGCTTGACCAAGCCGATTCTTCTGGAAGATTTGCAGACTGCCGTTGCTCGAGCACTTCACCAACCTTGGCCTGTTCCATCCTTCTCTCCGCATGATCCGTTCGCCTCGATCATCAGCGTCTCGCCGCAAATGAACCTGATGAAGCAACTGGCCAAAGAAGTGGCATCGTCCGATGCGACCGTTCTCATTTCCGGAGAAAGTGGAACGGGCAAGGAACTATTTGCAGAGGCCATTCACCGTGAGAGTCCACGAGCCGCCGGTCCGCTGGTTGCGCTGAATTGCGCCGGCATTCCTGAAAATCTCTTGGAAGCCGAACTATTCGGGTATGAATCCGGCGCCTTCACCGACGCCAAGCGGGCCAAGCCTGGCCGCTTTCAAATGGCTGAGGGGGGCACGCTCTTTCTCGACGAAATCGGAGAAATGAGCCCAATGGCCCAAGCCAAACTCCTGCGGGTGCTGGAAAACCACACGATCGATCCGTTGGGCGATACTCGAAGCCACAAAGTGAACATCCGAATCATCGCCGCTACGAATGAAGACCTGCTCGCACGTATCAAAGCCGGCCGGTTCCGACTCGATCTCTACTATCGGCTGAATGTGTATCAGTTACGCATTCCCCCCTTGCGTGAGCGGCTTGAAGACATTGAGCCGATTCTCCTGATTTTTTTGGATCGGGCCAGAAAGGAACGCGGGTGCCGCATCAAGACCGTTGCGCCATCGACTCTTGCCGTTCTTCAGAAGCACGAGTGGCCCGGCAACGTCCGGGAACTGCACAACGTCGTCGAATGGCTGACGATTACGTGCAAAGAAGAGATGATCGAGCCCCACCATTTACCGGCTTCTGTGAAAGCCCGTCCCTCAACAGATACCCTGAGTCTAGAACCCAGACCGTCGCTGCTGGCCTTTGGGTTGTCGTTCCAGGAGATGGAGAAGAAGATACTGGAAGAGGCGTTGAAAAAAACCTCGGGCAACGTATCGGAAGCCAGCCGTCTCCTCAAGATGACGCGCAACACACTTCGCTATCGCATGGCGAAGTACCAGCTTCAGTAA
- a CDS encoding tetratricopeptide repeat protein — protein MGRTIQRLAVLGVVLILVSATACSQKRKPLVPLALDGEVKSQATVLTEQGTQAYQAKQFEEAKRYFEQAVAAAPESGPAHYNYALALNALGDSDVARQHFLEAADLSPGDKTIWDSPALSPYGSPETKNRTKSRPYGTTRPNFGAPRY, from the coding sequence ATGGGAAGGACCATACAACGATTGGCAGTTCTGGGTGTCGTACTGATACTTGTAAGCGCAACCGCGTGCTCACAGAAGCGCAAGCCCCTCGTGCCGCTTGCGCTCGACGGGGAAGTGAAGTCTCAGGCTACGGTCTTGACGGAGCAGGGAACACAGGCCTACCAGGCGAAACAGTTCGAAGAAGCCAAGCGGTACTTTGAGCAAGCGGTCGCCGCGGCCCCGGAGTCCGGCCCTGCCCATTACAACTATGCCTTGGCATTGAATGCGCTGGGCGATTCGGACGTTGCTCGGCAACATTTTTTGGAGGCTGCAGATTTGTCTCCCGGAGACAAAACCATCTGGGATTCGCCGGCGCTCTCGCCGTACGGAAGTCCTGAAACCAAGAATCGCACAAAATCGCGTCCCTATGGGACGACCCGGCCGAACTTTGGCGCCCCTCGCTATTAA
- a CDS encoding tetratricopeptide repeat protein gives MNLVRCTAALTLVLLHYGCASTPAPLPAAPESSAIAVRHNAEGITHYEMGHWPDARAHFTSATEADPNLAESHFNLALTLDKLGLHAEATAHFKRAAELAPANPAIVHSSAYRSHTAPPSPSSYGPGGYGGMGGY, from the coding sequence ATGAATCTCGTCCGATGTACCGCCGCACTCACCCTCGTTCTCCTGCACTATGGTTGTGCGTCCACACCCGCACCGCTGCCCGCCGCTCCCGAAAGCAGTGCCATCGCCGTCCGTCACAACGCGGAAGGGATTACCCACTATGAGATGGGGCATTGGCCGGATGCCAGAGCTCACTTCACCTCAGCCACCGAAGCTGATCCGAACCTTGCCGAATCTCACTTCAATTTGGCCTTGACGCTCGACAAACTGGGCCTTCATGCGGAGGCGACGGCCCATTTTAAAAGAGCCGCTGAGCTCGCGCCGGCCAACCCCGCCATCGTTCACTCGAGTGCCTATAGAAGTCATACCGCTCCTCCTTCGCCATCCAGTTACGGCCCAGGCGGGTATGGGGGAATGGGCGGGTACTAG
- a CDS encoding Stp1/IreP family PP2C-type Ser/Thr phosphatase, whose protein sequence is MSAWIGIGRSEIGLVRTMNQDAYAIIDHLGIWAVADGMGGHAGGEIAAQVAIATIQAQAASASDLLRNGQVPPTDVLTDLISRAHEAILDRAKSKSKLKGMGTTIVLLAIVPTQTPVAYLAHVGDSRAYRFRSGTLTPLTKDHSVIEKYLERGILTPQSAKTHPERHVLTRALGVSAAANPTIAAFPILDEDLVLLCSDGLTKMLEDEDIQRVLADGDIDPAQVCERLVTAALDRGGEDNVTVVVVARR, encoded by the coding sequence ATGAGCGCTTGGATCGGCATCGGTCGGAGCGAGATCGGCCTGGTTCGCACCATGAATCAGGATGCGTACGCTATCATTGATCATTTGGGAATTTGGGCTGTGGCGGATGGGATGGGCGGGCATGCCGGCGGCGAAATCGCGGCCCAGGTGGCCATCGCGACGATCCAAGCCCAAGCAGCGTCGGCGAGTGACCTGCTTCGAAATGGTCAGGTGCCTCCGACGGATGTGTTGACTGACCTGATCAGCCGGGCGCATGAGGCGATCCTCGATCGAGCCAAATCGAAATCGAAGCTGAAAGGGATGGGCACGACCATTGTGCTGCTCGCGATTGTGCCGACTCAAACACCGGTTGCGTATCTCGCTCATGTCGGCGACAGCCGCGCCTACCGATTTCGATCGGGCACGCTTACTCCGCTGACCAAAGATCATAGTGTGATCGAAAAATATCTGGAGCGCGGTATCTTAACGCCGCAATCGGCGAAAACCCATCCTGAACGGCATGTCCTGACCCGTGCGTTGGGCGTGTCGGCGGCGGCAAACCCCACCATCGCAGCATTCCCCATACTCGATGAGGATCTTGTACTGCTCTGCTCGGATGGTCTGACCAAGATGTTGGAGGATGAGGACATTCAGCGCGTTCTTGCCGATGGCGACATCGACCCCGCTCAGGTCTGCGAGCGCCTCGTTACAGCGGCGCTGGATCGCGGAGGGGAAGACAACGTGACAGTCGTGGTCGTGGCCCGTCGATAG
- the bcp gene encoding thioredoxin-dependent thiol peroxidase, with amino-acid sequence MTKELAVGDNAPELAIPDQHGKTVTLKNFKGKQVVLYFYPKDDTPGCTKESCDFRDVESQILRAGGSIVGVSLDGKESHQKFIKKFGLPFPLLSDEDAAISKAYGVYKEKNMYGKKYWGIERSTFVIDSDGKLKAIFRKVKVDGHADEVLKALKA; translated from the coding sequence ATGACGAAAGAACTTGCAGTCGGAGACAACGCGCCGGAACTCGCAATCCCGGACCAGCATGGGAAAACCGTGACCTTGAAGAACTTCAAGGGCAAACAGGTCGTGTTGTACTTCTATCCGAAAGACGATACACCGGGGTGTACGAAGGAGTCTTGTGACTTTCGTGATGTGGAGTCGCAGATTCTTCGGGCGGGCGGCAGCATTGTGGGCGTGAGTCTGGACGGCAAAGAGTCCCACCAGAAATTCATCAAGAAATTCGGGCTCCCGTTTCCGTTGCTCAGCGATGAAGATGCCGCAATCTCGAAGGCGTACGGGGTCTACAAAGAGAAGAACATGTACGGGAAAAAGTATTGGGGCATTGAACGCAGCACCTTCGTCATCGATTCCGACGGCAAGCTCAAGGCGATTTTTCGGAAGGTCAAAGTCGATGGACATGCAGACGAAGTCCTCAAAGCACTGAAAGCATAG
- a CDS encoding DUF507 family protein, producing the protein MCRMLSEEKVSHLSHVVLTAIKKNTGTKVKSGDERVLKEIKRVLAAELAQEQEIDRIVRAKLLSYSRGIVEGSAEWDVLYRKTFEEETRKHTKT; encoded by the coding sequence GTGTGTCGCATGTTGAGCGAGGAGAAGGTCAGTCATCTGTCCCATGTGGTTCTCACAGCTATCAAGAAAAATACCGGCACCAAGGTCAAGAGCGGGGACGAGCGGGTCTTGAAAGAGATCAAGCGGGTATTGGCTGCCGAGTTGGCGCAGGAACAGGAGATCGATCGAATAGTGAGAGCGAAGTTGTTATCCTATTCGCGGGGCATTGTCGAAGGGAGTGCTGAGTGGGACGTGCTCTATCGGAAGACGTTCGAAGAGGAAACGCGCAAACACACGAAAACCTGA